A window of Campylobacter concisus contains these coding sequences:
- a CDS encoding D-amino acid aminotransferase: MADQALQTVFLNGEFLQKDEAKVSAFDRGFIFGDGVYEVVPVINSKMVDKDGFWARFERSLNEIDISLPYEKEKFEAILNEIISKNALKEGGIYMQVTRGVAFRNFYFIENLTPSVFIFCYESEILNNPAAKTGIKVVSVEDIRWKRRDIKSISLLAQCYAKNEAHKKGADEGFMVENGFVTEGCSSSAFIIKDKTLITKPLSNEILPGIRRMRLLKIAKDIGLKIEERKFSMDEVYNADEVFISAATLILLPVVYADGKAINGAKVGEISSKLREIYAGELLKEAGL; the protein is encoded by the coding sequence ATGGCAGATCAAGCTTTGCAAACCGTCTTTTTAAACGGAGAATTTTTGCAAAAAGATGAAGCAAAAGTTAGTGCTTTTGATAGAGGATTTATATTTGGTGATGGAGTTTATGAGGTTGTGCCTGTGATAAATTCAAAAATGGTTGATAAAGATGGATTTTGGGCGAGATTTGAAAGAAGCTTAAATGAAATAGATATAAGCTTGCCCTACGAAAAGGAAAAATTTGAAGCGATCTTAAACGAGATAATCTCCAAAAATGCCTTAAAAGAGGGCGGAATTTATATGCAAGTAACAAGAGGTGTGGCGTTTAGAAATTTCTATTTTATAGAAAATTTAACACCAAGCGTCTTTATCTTTTGCTACGAGAGTGAAATTTTAAACAATCCTGCTGCAAAAACCGGCATAAAAGTGGTAAGCGTCGAGGATATTAGGTGGAAGAGGCGCGATATAAAATCGATCTCACTTTTAGCTCAGTGCTACGCTAAAAATGAAGCTCATAAAAAAGGTGCAGATGAGGGCTTTATGGTGGAAAATGGCTTTGTCACAGAGGGCTGCAGCTCAAGTGCTTTTATCATCAAGGATAAAACTTTAATCACAAAACCACTGTCAAATGAAATTTTGCCAGGAATTCGCCGTATGAGACTTTTAAAGATCGCTAAAGATATCGGCCTTAAGATAGAGGAGCGAAAATTTAGCATGGATGAAGTTTATAATGCTGATGAAGTCTTTATTTCGGCTGCGACGCTCATACTCTTACCAGTCGTTTATGCTGATGGCAAGGCGATAAATGGTGCAAAAGTAGGAGAAATTTCAAGCAAACTTCGTGAAATTTATGCTGGTG
- the rsmH gene encoding 16S rRNA (cytosine(1402)-N(4))-methyltransferase RsmH codes for MQSPHISVLLDEVLSFFKNLNGNFIDCTLGYAGHSSAILSQNENLNLIACDRDNEAINFSLKKLEPFGSRVKIYKSNFSELTSKLSQEEILNVRGILADIGVSSLQIDKDDRGFSLSSSTLDMRMDKERNFSAFDVVNGYSFDELVRIFRDYGELKNAAGIANKIINARNLGKITSAKELANLIGTAQIKGRGVSPAILAFQAIRIEVNGELDELTNLLDSIEKGGFKDCLVAIITFHSLEDRIVKERFKKWANSCICPPGVYRCECGNNHELGEILTKKPLTASSSELKVNSRSKSAKLRVFKIKG; via the coding sequence TTGCAAAGTCCACATATTAGTGTTTTACTTGATGAAGTTCTATCTTTTTTTAAAAATTTAAATGGAAATTTTATAGATTGCACGCTTGGATATGCCGGACATTCTAGTGCCATTTTATCTCAAAATGAAAATTTAAATTTAATTGCCTGTGATAGAGATAACGAAGCTATAAATTTTTCACTAAAAAAACTTGAGCCATTTGGTAGTAGGGTTAAAATTTATAAAAGTAACTTCTCTGAATTGACTAGCAAGCTAAGTCAAGAAGAAATTTTAAATGTTAGAGGAATTTTGGCTGACATCGGTGTTAGCTCGCTTCAGATAGATAAAGATGATAGGGGCTTTAGTCTTAGCTCAAGCACGCTTGATATGCGCATGGATAAAGAGCGAAATTTTAGTGCGTTTGACGTTGTGAATGGATACTCTTTTGATGAGTTGGTTAGAATTTTTAGAGATTATGGTGAGCTAAAAAATGCTGCCGGGATTGCAAATAAAATTATAAATGCTAGAAATTTAGGCAAGATAACGAGTGCAAAAGAGCTTGCAAATTTAATAGGTACAGCCCAGATAAAAGGGCGCGGAGTTAGCCCTGCAATACTTGCCTTTCAAGCCATCAGGATAGAGGTAAATGGTGAGCTAGATGAGCTAACAAATTTGCTTGATAGTATAGAAAAAGGCGGGTTTAAAGATTGTCTTGTGGCGATTATTACATTTCACTCACTTGAAGATAGGATCGTAAAGGAGCGCTTTAAAAAATGGGCAAATAGCTGTATCTGCCCGCCAGGTGTCTATAGGTGTGAGTGCGGAAACAACCACGAATTAGGAGAAATTTTGACCAAAAAGCCACTAACGGCAAGTAGTAGTGAGCTAAAGGTAAACTCACGAAGCAAGAGCGCAAAACTGCGGGTTTTTAAGATAAAGGGATAA